Sequence from the Kineosporia succinea genome:
GAACCGCCCACCTGACCCGGCGCGACCGCCCCGTCCACCGAAACCGGCACCGGCACCGGCACCGGCGCACCCGAGGGCGAGGCCCCGTCGATCCAGTACCGTTCCCGCTGGAACCGGTACGTGGGCAACGGGACCCGGTGCCGACGCGTCCCCTCGTAGAAGACCGGCCAGTCGACCTCGCCCCCCCGCGAGAACAACGTGCCCACCGCCGCGACCGCGGTCTCCGGCTCGAAACTCCCTGACCGCAGCAGCGGTACAGCCGTCGCGCCGGGAATCGCCGCGGCCGCCAGCGCCGAGCACACCCCGTCCGGCCCGGCTTCGAGAAACACCCGGTGACCGGCCTCCTCGAGGGTGCGCAGGGCGTCCAGAAACCGCACGGGCTCACGGATCTGGTCGGCCCAGTAGCCCGGCGAGCACCACAACCGGGTTTCCTCCTGCCCTGTCATCGTGGAGACCATCGGCACCGAGGGCTCGTGGTACGACAACTCGGCCGCCCGCTCCCGGAACTCCTCGAGCATCGGCTCCATGAGCGGTGAATGGAAGGCGTGACTGACCGCCGGCCGCCGCGACCGCAGGCCCCGCGCGTCCAGACGCTGCTCGAGCCCGTCGATCAGATCCCCGCGCCCCGAAATCACCACCGAACGAGGGCCGTTCACCGCTCCCAGGGCAAGACCCGGCGGGAGCAGCGGCAGCACGTCGGCCTCCGCCGCCTGCACCGCGAGCATCGCTCCCCCGTCCGGCAGCGCGTCCATGAGACCGGCCCGCAGAGACACGAGCGAGCAGGCGTCCTCGAGCGAGAGCACCCCCGCACAATGAGCGGCCGCCAGCTCCCCCACCGAGTGCCCGGCCATCCGCGCCGGCCGCACGCCCCACGACTCGATCAACCGGAAAAGGGCCACCTCGAGCGCGAACAGCGCGGGCTGGGCCCATCCGGTGCGGTGCGGACGCGGGTCGTCGAGGAGGTGGCCGAGATGCCGGGAGATCTCGTCGAGAGCCGTGGCGAAGACCGGGAAGTGCTCATACAGCTCCCGTCCCATGCCGATGCGCTGAGCACCCTGACCGGTGAACAGGAGCACCGGGGAAACCGGCTCGGCATCGACACTTTCGCGGGTGGCCACGGCATCGAGCGAGGCCAGCAACCCGTCCTGGTCCCGCCCGGCCACCACGGCCCGGTGCCCGAAGAGGGTGCGGCCGCTGAGCAGCGACCAGCCGATGTCCACCGGCCGCTGGGTGCCCACCACCTCACGCAGGGCCCGCGCCTGAGCGCGGAGGGCATCGGGAGTGCGCCCCGACAGCACCCAGGGCACCACGACCGGCTCCGGCCCCACCCGGACCGGGGCGGAGAACCCCTCTGCGACCACCAGGTGACAGTTCGTCCCGCCGATACCGAACGAGCTGACCCCGGCGATCAGCGGACGCCCCGGATCGGGCCATTCCCCGCCCTGGTCCTGGACTTTCAGGTGAAGCCGCTCGAGCGGTATGCCCGGATGCGGTTCGACGTGGTTCAGGCTCGCCGGCAACCGCCGGTGACGCAGACTCAGCAGCACCTTCAGCAGTCCGGCGATACCGGCCGCGCTCTCCAGGTGCCCGATGTTCGTCTTCACCGATCCCACGGCGAGAGGAGGCCCGGACCGGGCCCCGAGGGCAGCGGCCAGGGCCGCCGCCTCGATCGGGTCTCCGAGCGGCGTTCCGGTTCCGTGCAGCTCGACGTACTGGATCCCGGCCGCGTCGACCCCGGCCTGCTCCCAGGCGTCCCGGATCACCTGTTCCTGCGCCGACGCACTGGGCACGGTGAGCCCGGCCGAGGGGCCGTCGTTGTTGACGGCTCCTGAGAGGATCACACCGTGCACGTGGTCACCGTCGGCGCGGGCCGCGTCCAGGGGCTTGAGGACGACCACCGCACCGCCCTCTCCGCGCACGAAACCATTGGCACGGGAGTCGAAAACGTACGCCCGCCCGTCGGGCGAGAGACCACCGAACCGCTCGGCACCGGTCGCGGAGGCGGCCAGCAGGTTCAGGTTGACCCCGGCGGCGACCGCCAGCCCCGAGCGTCCGCTGCGCAGTTCCTGGCAGGCGAGCTGAACCGCCACGAGCGAGGACGACTGGGCCGAGTCGACGGTCAGGCTCGGCCCCCGCAGGCCGAGGCGGTGAGAGACCCGGCCCGCGATCACGCCCCGGTTCAGGCCGGTGAAGCTGTGCTGGGTGATCGCCGCGGTTCCCTGCTGGTAGGTCAGGGCGGCGTAGTCGTCACGATGGGCGCCCACGAAAACGGCGGTTCGGCTGCCGTTCAGAGTGGCGGGAACGATGCCGGCCTCCTCGAGCGCCTCCCAGACCAGCTCCAGCACCAGGCGCTGCTGAGGGTCGGTCGCGGCGGCCTCACGCGGTGAGATCCCGAAGAAGGCGGCGTCGAAGTCCCCGACACCGGGCAGTGACGCTCCCCAGCGGGCAGCGCCGTGACCGGCGCGCTCCGGGGGCATCTCGCCGATGGCGCTGCGCCCGGAGTCCAGGAGCTCCCAGAAGCGCTCCGGACTGTCAGCCCCGGGAAGGCGGCAGGCGATCCCGACGACCGCAATGGCCTGTGGCGGTTCACTGTTCGTCGACACAGCAGCGAACGTAACCCCGCAGCGCCGACGGGCCTCACACTTTCATCTCTCAGCACGGTAACAACACCGGATCGTGCATGAAGGACGCGGCGGTGAGAGCCCGGTGAGCGCGTCACCGACGCGCGGGCGGACGTCGAAGACGCAGGGACGGCCCGAAAGCGCAAGTCCCGGCGTAGGGACCGGCCGGACCTCCCCTTCGGGCACGACGGAGCGGGCAGTGACCGGGCGACCGCGTCCCACCGCTCCGGGTTAGCCGACAGTGACCGGTGGCTGTATCAGAACCACCGATCCGTCGGCCACCTCGGCCTTTTCGCGGCGGTTCACGACCGATGAGCGGGCGGTGAGAGCCCTGCGGTTATGTTCGGACGGCGCCGAGAACCGGCGCGGCGTCACGGAATCCGCGACGGAACCGCCGAGTGCTGGGAGACTCACATGGGCAAGCGCACGCCGAGAAGGGCCGTGGTGCTGGGTGGCGGCATCGCGGGACTGTTCGCGACCCGCGTCCTGGCCGACCAGTTCGACCAGGTCACCCTGGTCGACCGCGACCACCTGACCGGGCCGAACCTGCTGCGACGGGGCCTGCCGCAGGGGCACCACCTGCACGGCCTGCTGTCACGGGGCCAGGAGATCACCGAGGAGCACTTCCCCGGCATCACCGAGAAGATGGTCGCCGACGGATCGGCGATCGGCGACGCGTCCAACGACGTGCGCTGGATCATCAACGGCAAGCGGCTCGTGCAGACCGACTCCGGTCTGGCCTGTCTCACCGCGTCCCGCCCGTTCTTCGAGTCGCACATCCGCGAGCGCGTCCTGGCTCTGCCGAACGTCGTTCTCTCGGAGCTGACCGACATCAGCCGGCTCGAGGTCAGCGACGACGGGCGCACGATCCGCGGGGTCTGGGTGTTCCCGGAGGGTGAGCACGAGACGCTGCTGCCCGCCGACCTGGTCGTCGACGCGTCCGGACGTGGCTCCCGCACGCCGACCTGGCTCGAGGACCTGGGCTACGGGCGGGTTCCGGAGGAGAAGCACAAGATCGGGATGGGCTACGCGACGCGCTACTACCGGATTCCCGACGCCGCGTTCGAGGGCGACATCTCGGTGAACACGGTGGCCTCGGCCGGGGTGCCCCGCGGGTGCATCTGCCAGAAGATCGACGGCGGCCGGGCCATCGTGACGGCCTACGGCATCCTCGGTGACCACCCTCCGACCGACCCGGACGGCTACCTGAACTTCATCAAGTCGCTGGCCGCCCCCGACATCTACGAGATCCTGCAGTCGGCCGAGGCTCTCAACGACCCGGTGGCCTACAAGTTCCCGACGAATCTGCGCCGGCACTACCAGCTGATGTCCGACTTTCCGGCCGGCTTCCTCGTGATCGGTGACGGGGTGGCCAGTTTCAATCCCAGCTACGCCCAGGGGATGACGGTCTCGGCCCTGGGTTCGGTGGTGCTGCGCAAGCACGTGGCCGATCGCCGTCCGGTGCACGCCCTGGCCTACTTCCGGGACCTGGCGGCCGATGCGATCGACGGGTGCTGGGACATGGCCGTGAGCGCGGACCTGGCCTTCCCGGGGGTGGAGGGTGAGCGGACGCCGGAGATCATGGAGACGCACGACTTCATCTCGCGCACCCAGGACGTGGCCAGCCGGGACGCGGCGGTCTCGCGGGCCTTCCAGCGGGTGATCGGTCTGGTCGACCACTACACCGTGCTGCACGAGCCCGAGCTCGAAGCCAAGATCCTGCAGGGGTGAGGCTTTCATGACCCTTCAGCGGATCTCCCTCGGTGGTCTCACCTTCGACGTCGACGTCGAGGGTGAGGCCGGCGGGCCGGCCGTGCTTCTCCTGCACGGCTTCCCGCACAGCCGTCACTCCTGGGCCGGTGTCGCGCCGATCCTGCACGAGGCCGGGCTGCGCACCGTCGCACCCGACCAGCGCGGGTACTCCGACGGCGCCCGGCCCGGCCGGGTCGCCGACTACGCCCTGCCGCTCCTGGCCGGTGACGCGCTCGGCCTGCTCGACGCGCTCGGCATCGGGTCCGCGCACGTCGTCGGGCACGACTGGGGGGCGGCGGTGGCCTGGTACCTGGGAGCGCGCCACCCCCGGCGGGTGCGCTCGCTCGTCGCGCTGGCGATCCCGCACCTGGACGCCTACCAGCACGCCTTCCAGGTCGACGAGGAGCAGCGGGCCGGCTCGAAGTACGTCGAGATGCTCATGGCCCCGGACTCGGCCCGGGACTTCCTGGCCGACGACGCGGCCGGGCTCCGGGCCTGGTTCGCCCAGGCCGGTGAGGGCGTCCTGACACCCGCCCAGGTCGACGGGTACGTCCGGAAGCACGCGCAGCCGGGCGTTCTCGACGCGGCGCTCAACTGGTACCGGGCGAACAACCTGGTCGGTGAGCCGTTCGGGTTCGGCCCGGTGACCGTGCCGACGACGTTCGTCTGGAGCCCCTCCGACACCGCGGTCAGCAAGCTGTCGGTCGAGGAGACGCCCCAGCACGTGACGGGCCCCTACCGGCTCGTCCCCCTGCCGGAGACCTCCCACTGGCAGCCCCAGCAGGCTCCGGAGGAGGTCGCGCGGGAGATCGTGCGACTTGTCGGTACGCAGAAGGGGGAGGCACGATGACCGCGCAGACGACCCAGGAGCTCGCCGAGCCCTACCTGCGCCGGGTGCTGGGCACCGCGGGGCTCGACGTGGAGTACGT
This genomic interval carries:
- a CDS encoding FAD-dependent oxidoreductase, producing the protein MGKRTPRRAVVLGGGIAGLFATRVLADQFDQVTLVDRDHLTGPNLLRRGLPQGHHLHGLLSRGQEITEEHFPGITEKMVADGSAIGDASNDVRWIINGKRLVQTDSGLACLTASRPFFESHIRERVLALPNVVLSELTDISRLEVSDDGRTIRGVWVFPEGEHETLLPADLVVDASGRGSRTPTWLEDLGYGRVPEEKHKIGMGYATRYYRIPDAAFEGDISVNTVASAGVPRGCICQKIDGGRAIVTAYGILGDHPPTDPDGYLNFIKSLAAPDIYEILQSAEALNDPVAYKFPTNLRRHYQLMSDFPAGFLVIGDGVASFNPSYAQGMTVSALGSVVLRKHVADRRPVHALAYFRDLAADAIDGCWDMAVSADLAFPGVEGERTPEIMETHDFISRTQDVASRDAAVSRAFQRVIGLVDHYTVLHEPELEAKILQG
- a CDS encoding alpha/beta fold hydrolase, whose amino-acid sequence is MTLQRISLGGLTFDVDVEGEAGGPAVLLLHGFPHSRHSWAGVAPILHEAGLRTVAPDQRGYSDGARPGRVADYALPLLAGDALGLLDALGIGSAHVVGHDWGAAVAWYLGARHPRRVRSLVALAIPHLDAYQHAFQVDEEQRAGSKYVEMLMAPDSARDFLADDAAGLRAWFAQAGEGVLTPAQVDGYVRKHAQPGVLDAALNWYRANNLVGEPFGFGPVTVPTTFVWSPSDTAVSKLSVEETPQHVTGPYRLVPLPETSHWQPQQAPEEVAREIVRLVGTQKGEAR